In Zobellia roscoffensis, the following are encoded in one genomic region:
- a CDS encoding DUF4252 domain-containing protein, with protein MKKILIVLIVAVLPVMGFSQSLFDKYEDLDKVSAVVVNRSMFNLLSKIDVEVDDPEAKDFMDIAKSLNNLKVFITEDKAIAGDMKLSVDKYLKSAKLEELMRVKDKEANVKFYIRAGKDDDHVSELLMFVTSMNSVNVNGRKFETVLLSLTGDIDLNKIGSLTKKMNLPEELNEAGKNR; from the coding sequence ATGAAAAAGATATTAATTGTACTAATAGTAGCGGTGTTGCCGGTTATGGGCTTTTCACAGTCCCTATTTGATAAATACGAAGACCTAGATAAAGTAAGTGCAGTGGTAGTGAACCGTAGCATGTTCAATTTGTTAAGCAAAATAGATGTTGAGGTAGATGATCCGGAGGCCAAGGATTTTATGGATATAGCCAAGAGTTTAAATAATCTAAAGGTTTTCATTACAGAGGACAAGGCTATTGCTGGCGATATGAAGTTGTCCGTAGATAAATATCTGAAGTCTGCCAAGTTAGAAGAACTTATGCGGGTCAAAGACAAAGAAGCCAATGTTAAGTTTTATATCCGTGCAGGTAAGGATGATGATCATGTTAGCGAGCTTCTAATGTTTGTTACTAGTATGAATAGTGTAAACGTTAATGGAAGAAAATTTGAAACTGTTCTGTTGTCGTTAACAGGAGATATAGATTTGAACAAAATTGGTTCCTTAACTAAAAAAATGAACTTACCGGAAGAATTGAACGAGGCAGGTAAGAACAGGTAA
- a CDS encoding DUF4252 domain-containing protein has product MKKLSVLLVLAVLPFFGISQSLFDKYDNMKNVGSVTVNKSMIRLAGNIAAFDESDQDAQDFADIAQGLDGIKVFITEDIGISEDMGKTVKKYLKSSNLEELMKVRDKDATVKFYIKQGRDEDHVSELLLFVSDINSDELDMGNRKFESVLVSMTGDIDLNKIGALTRKMDLPKELNEVGGR; this is encoded by the coding sequence ATGAAAAAATTAAGTGTATTATTAGTGTTAGCAGTGTTGCCATTTTTTGGAATTTCCCAGTCCTTATTTGATAAGTATGACAACATGAAGAATGTAGGGTCTGTAACCGTAAACAAAAGTATGATTAGGTTGGCAGGCAATATTGCCGCTTTTGATGAGAGTGACCAAGATGCTCAGGATTTTGCAGACATAGCTCAAGGCTTAGACGGTATTAAAGTTTTTATTACAGAAGATATAGGAATATCGGAAGACATGGGCAAAACCGTCAAAAAGTATCTAAAATCATCTAATCTTGAAGAGTTGATGAAAGTGCGTGATAAAGATGCCACTGTAAAATTTTACATTAAGCAAGGTAGGGATGAAGACCATGTTAGTGAGCTTTTGTTATTCGTGTCCGATATTAATAGCGACGAGTTGGATATGGGGAATAGAAAGTTTGAAAGTGTATTGGTTTCCATGACCGGAGATATAGACTTGAACAAAATTGGAGCGTTAACGAGAAAGATGGATCTTCCTAAAGAATTGAATGAAGTAGGAGGAAGATAA
- a CDS encoding TrmH family RNA methyltransferase, which produces MIDEQLLEYLEDFISEERKQRFLEILEQRTKLVTVAIEDLYQMHNTSAVIRSCEVFGIQDAHVIESRYGKKLDDQIAMGAQKWVDVHRHQSTTDCIGKLKEKGYKIIATTPHNDSTFLEDFKIEGKTALLFGTERTGLSQEAMDLSDGFLKIPMQGFTESLNISVSAAIVLQQLSDKIRKTDLEWRLTDEEKLEKRLDWTKKSVRSIDDVLMRYEEQIKK; this is translated from the coding sequence ATGATAGATGAGCAACTTCTTGAATATCTTGAAGATTTTATATCCGAAGAAAGAAAACAACGTTTTTTAGAAATACTTGAACAGCGAACAAAGTTGGTGACGGTAGCCATTGAAGATTTATACCAAATGCATAATACAAGTGCTGTTATTCGTAGTTGCGAAGTATTCGGTATTCAAGATGCGCATGTTATTGAATCTCGTTATGGTAAAAAGTTAGATGATCAAATTGCTATGGGTGCCCAAAAATGGGTAGATGTGCACAGGCATCAAAGCACCACAGATTGTATTGGCAAGTTAAAGGAAAAGGGATATAAAATTATTGCTACTACACCACACAACGATTCTACTTTTTTAGAGGATTTTAAAATTGAAGGAAAGACTGCTTTACTGTTCGGAACAGAACGCACGGGACTAAGTCAAGAAGCTATGGACTTGAGTGATGGATTTTTAAAAATTCCTATGCAGGGTTTTACAGAAAGTCTGAATATTTCAGTTTCTGCAGCCATTGTACTGCAACAACTTTCGGATAAAATTAGAAAGACCGATTTAGAATGGAGGTTGACCGATGAAGAAAAATTGGAAAAAAGATTGGACTGGACCAAAAAGTCGGTTAGGAGCATAGACGATGTATTGATGCGTTATGAAGAGCAAATAAAAAAGTAG
- a CDS encoding mechanosensitive ion channel family protein, which translates to MEQAEVWINKGIDFAVEFGPKVIGAILIYIIGSWVIKKLIKVVQKGMTSQEYDKSLQKFLLSLVKWALTIFLIITVISTLGVETTSFAAVIAAAGLAIGLALQGSLSNFAGGVLIIIFKPYKIGDLVEAQGALGSVKEIEIFTTKLITPDNKLAIIPNGAMANGNIINYTAEGKMRVDTTIGVGYGEDIKTAKEVLLNVLTSDPKVLQDPAPSVNVSELADSSVNFAVRPFCKPEHYWDVYFGTLENCKLALDKAGIEIPYPHQVEIQKKG; encoded by the coding sequence ATGGAACAAGCAGAAGTATGGATAAACAAGGGTATTGATTTTGCCGTTGAATTTGGCCCCAAAGTAATAGGAGCAATATTAATTTACATTATTGGTTCTTGGGTCATTAAAAAACTTATTAAAGTTGTTCAAAAGGGAATGACAAGTCAGGAATACGATAAGTCACTTCAGAAATTTTTATTGAGCTTGGTAAAATGGGCTTTGACTATTTTCTTAATTATTACGGTGATTTCTACACTAGGAGTAGAGACTACAAGTTTCGCAGCTGTAATTGCAGCAGCAGGTTTGGCAATTGGTCTTGCACTCCAAGGTTCTTTATCAAATTTTGCAGGTGGGGTTTTGATTATCATCTTTAAGCCTTATAAAATTGGAGATTTAGTGGAGGCACAAGGGGCTCTAGGTTCTGTTAAAGAGATAGAAATTTTCACAACTAAACTTATTACGCCAGATAACAAATTAGCTATAATACCTAATGGGGCAATGGCAAATGGAAATATCATTAACTATACTGCAGAAGGTAAAATGAGAGTAGATACGACTATCGGAGTAGGTTATGGAGAAGATATTAAGACAGCAAAAGAAGTTCTTTTGAATGTGCTTACTTCTGACCCAAAGGTTTTGCAAGACCCAGCACCATCCGTAAATGTTTCAGAATTGGCGGATAGCTCAGTAAATTTTGCAGTACGACCGTTCTGTAAGCCAGAGCATTATTGGGATGTATATTTTGGAACATTGGAAAACTGTAAGCTGGCACTTGATAAAGCTGGAATTGAAATCCCTTACCCACATCAAGTTGAGATACAAAAGAAAGGATAA
- the purB gene encoding adenylosuccinate lyase: MSLNALNAISPIDGRYRSKTEPLAPFFSEEALIKYRVRVEIEYFIALCEIPLPQLSGFDHSKFEALREIYINFDTVDAQEIKEIEKTTNHDVKAVEYFIKAAFDKLGLSAHKEFIHFGLTSQDINNTAIPLSIKEATNEVYVPEHTILLNKIEELAKEWADIPMLARTHGQPASPTRLGKEIEVFVVRLKEQFNLLNDIPSAAKFGGATGNYNAHKVAYPSIDWKAFGTKFVQEKLGLHHSFPTTQIEHYDHMAALFDTLKRINTIILDLDRDFWTYVSMDYFKQKIKKGEVGSSAMPHKVNPIDFENSEGNLGIANALFEHLSAKLPVSRLQRDLTDSTVLRNAGMPFAHTVIAFQSTLKGLNKLLLNKEKFEQDLENNWAVVAEAIQTILRREGYPNPYEALKGLTRTNAKINQNSIAEFIDTLEVSDEIKQELKIITPSNYTGI, from the coding sequence ATGTCTCTAAACGCTTTGAACGCTATTTCGCCTATAGACGGGCGCTACAGAAGTAAAACTGAACCATTGGCACCGTTTTTCTCGGAGGAAGCCCTTATAAAATATCGGGTTCGAGTAGAAATCGAATATTTTATTGCTCTTTGTGAGATTCCGTTACCTCAACTTTCCGGTTTTGACCATTCAAAATTTGAAGCATTAAGAGAAATCTACATTAATTTTGATACCGTAGATGCGCAAGAAATAAAAGAAATAGAGAAAACTACCAATCACGATGTAAAAGCCGTTGAATATTTCATAAAAGCTGCTTTTGATAAATTGGGACTTTCCGCACACAAAGAGTTTATCCATTTTGGACTCACCTCTCAAGATATTAACAATACGGCAATTCCTCTTTCTATAAAAGAGGCCACGAATGAGGTTTATGTTCCCGAGCATACAATACTTTTAAATAAGATTGAAGAGCTAGCTAAAGAATGGGCAGACATACCAATGTTGGCCAGAACACATGGTCAGCCTGCCTCTCCTACCCGTCTTGGAAAAGAGATAGAAGTTTTTGTTGTGCGATTAAAAGAACAATTCAACCTATTGAACGATATTCCGAGTGCCGCAAAATTTGGTGGCGCCACAGGAAACTACAATGCACATAAAGTAGCTTACCCATCTATTGACTGGAAAGCCTTTGGGACCAAATTTGTTCAAGAAAAATTAGGGCTTCACCACTCCTTCCCTACCACACAGATTGAGCATTATGACCATATGGCCGCATTGTTCGATACTTTAAAGAGAATAAACACCATTATTCTTGATTTGGATAGAGATTTTTGGACCTATGTTTCCATGGATTATTTCAAGCAAAAAATTAAAAAAGGAGAAGTTGGTTCTTCGGCAATGCCACATAAAGTAAACCCTATAGATTTTGAAAACTCAGAAGGGAATTTAGGCATTGCGAATGCACTTTTTGAACACCTTTCAGCCAAACTTCCTGTATCAAGATTACAACGTGACCTTACCGATAGTACGGTTCTTAGAAACGCGGGTATGCCATTTGCGCATACCGTAATTGCATTTCAGTCGACTTTAAAAGGATTGAACAAACTTTTATTGAACAAAGAAAAGTTTGAACAAGACCTTGAAAATAACTGGGCAGTTGTTGCAGAGGCTATACAAACTATCTTACGTAGAGAAGGTTACCCTAACCCTTATGAAGCTTTAAAAGGATTAACCCGTACCAATGCTAAAATAAATCAGAATTCTATTGCTGAATTTATTGATACACTCGAGGTTTCTGATGAAATTAAGCAAGAACTAAAGATTATTACGCCAAGTAATTATACTGGCATCTAA
- a CDS encoding S41 family peptidase, which produces MKKYLLLFLLSAFIFTSCSNDDNIFPDDREEIVEEESKTANDYPVQNFMYQVMNNFYFWQGDVPALDDSKFESLDDPDYISFLASESDPTTFFNDLLFSEDRFTFLTEDYQDLVSSLQGISKSNGMEYGLSYFGDNNDVFGYVEYVVNDSDAEKQGIERGDIFTTVDGVQLFYNSATDNNFDLFSSDSYTLGMADIVDRTITPNDRNVTLTKEEGLAENPILLSKVIEHNGFKVGYIMYNAFVATYDDELNTIFGDLKAQNIDELILDFRYNGGGRVTSAIQIASSVYGTATDKLFLKARYNDKIMETFDPGDGEDNFVDTTFDSKTPLNSLNLKRVFVIATGATASASELVMNGLEPYVDVVHIGSATVGKNEFSNTFVDDRENNYFYDPNRENQINTENQWGLQPLLGRNENADGFSDYTNGLMPDYPLDEDVATLGTLGDPNEPLLAKTLSVISGETSKRNFEPILSVDYISNSKDFKPGANKMLMDGLTKPLKLKSSK; this is translated from the coding sequence ATGAAAAAGTATCTCTTATTGTTTTTACTCTCTGCGTTTATATTCACCAGTTGTTCCAACGATGATAATATTTTTCCTGATGACCGGGAGGAAATTGTTGAAGAGGAATCAAAAACAGCAAACGATTACCCCGTACAAAATTTTATGTATCAGGTGATGAATAACTTTTATTTTTGGCAAGGGGACGTACCTGCTTTGGATGATAGTAAATTTGAAAGTCTTGACGACCCTGATTATATTTCTTTTTTAGCTTCCGAGTCTGACCCTACAACCTTTTTTAATGATTTGTTGTTTTCAGAAGATAGGTTTACTTTTTTAACAGAGGACTATCAAGACCTTGTGAGCTCTCTACAAGGTATCTCCAAGAGCAACGGAATGGAGTATGGTCTTTCATATTTTGGTGATAACAATGATGTTTTTGGTTATGTTGAATACGTCGTAAATGATTCCGACGCCGAAAAACAAGGAATTGAACGAGGTGATATTTTTACTACCGTAGATGGAGTACAACTCTTTTACAATTCGGCCACAGACAACAATTTTGATTTATTTTCCAGCGACAGCTACACTTTAGGTATGGCGGATATTGTTGACCGGACCATTACTCCAAATGACAGAAATGTAACTTTGACCAAAGAAGAGGGCCTAGCAGAAAACCCAATACTTCTCTCTAAGGTAATCGAACATAATGGATTTAAAGTGGGGTACATTATGTACAACGCTTTTGTGGCCACTTATGATGACGAACTGAATACTATTTTTGGAGATTTAAAAGCTCAAAATATAGATGAACTCATTCTTGACTTTAGATATAATGGTGGTGGTCGCGTTACATCCGCCATACAAATAGCCAGTTCAGTGTATGGTACCGCGACCGACAAGCTTTTTTTAAAAGCACGTTATAATGATAAAATAATGGAAACCTTTGATCCCGGCGATGGAGAGGATAATTTTGTCGATACCACTTTTGATTCCAAAACACCATTAAACAGCCTTAATTTAAAAAGAGTTTTCGTAATTGCAACTGGTGCAACTGCCTCAGCAAGTGAACTAGTGATGAATGGACTAGAACCATATGTTGATGTTGTACATATAGGTTCTGCTACCGTGGGAAAAAATGAGTTCTCGAATACTTTTGTTGATGACCGTGAGAATAATTATTTCTATGATCCTAATCGTGAAAATCAAATTAATACAGAAAATCAATGGGGTTTACAACCTTTGTTAGGTCGAAATGAAAATGCTGACGGTTTTTCAGACTACACCAATGGCTTGATGCCTGATTACCCTTTAGATGAAGATGTCGCTACTTTAGGTACATTAGGAGACCCTAACGAACCACTTTTAGCCAAGACCCTGTCTGTGATTTCCGGAGAAACATCAAAAAGAAATTTTGAGCCTATTTTAAGTGTTGACTACATCTCAAATTCAAAAGATTTTAAGCCTGGTGCGAACAAGATGCTTATGGACGGACTTACAAAACCGTTAAAACTAAAATCCTCAAAATAA
- a CDS encoding S41 family peptidase, translated as MKKTLTAGLFLSLFLILSCSKSDDFSIPDTVDPDPDAGVDVQDFMWKAMNFWYFWQADVENLSDAKFPNTKEGSVAYTQFLASESDPGKFFDEKLLFSEDRFSFFSDDYVELTQSLAGISKSNGLMFGLARQAQNNSELYGYVQYIVPNSNATTKNIKRGDLFTGVNGTTLTDQNYISLLFGESDTYTLNMASIADGNVEPNGIDIQLTKEVGLREDPIFLNEVIEIQNDKIGYLVYTGFTNEYDEELNNVFTRFKASGINELVLDLRYNPGGSVNTAVLLSSMIYGTNTKDVFLKALYNDKYQKILDDNDTELRQFFAEKTGKGTAINSLNFKKVYILTTSGTASASELVINGLKPYMDVIQIGETTRGKNEFSVTMVDDRGNNYIYNAERVSKINKNNKWAIQPLLGRNENAEGFSDFTDGLVPNEPLQEDLANLGVLGDLNEPYLAKAIELITGSSAKGIQKTELPIETLTSSKMFTPLKDNMYVTDPPIIW; from the coding sequence ATGAAAAAAACCCTAACAGCAGGATTGTTTCTTTCACTTTTTTTAATTCTTTCGTGTTCCAAAAGTGATGATTTCTCCATTCCTGACACGGTAGACCCTGATCCAGATGCAGGTGTTGATGTACAAGATTTTATGTGGAAAGCCATGAATTTCTGGTATTTCTGGCAGGCAGATGTTGAAAACCTTTCTGATGCAAAATTCCCTAATACAAAAGAAGGCTCCGTAGCCTACACTCAATTTCTTGCCTCTGAATCAGATCCCGGGAAGTTTTTTGACGAAAAACTACTGTTCTCAGAAGACCGATTCAGTTTTTTTTCGGATGACTATGTTGAACTCACGCAATCTTTAGCTGGTATTTCCAAAAGTAACGGACTTATGTTTGGGCTAGCACGGCAAGCACAAAACAATAGTGAACTTTACGGATATGTGCAGTACATAGTTCCAAACTCAAACGCGACCACTAAAAATATAAAAAGAGGAGATCTTTTTACAGGTGTAAACGGAACCACGCTTACCGATCAAAATTACATATCCTTGCTCTTTGGAGAAAGTGATACCTATACGCTAAATATGGCAAGCATTGCTGACGGAAATGTGGAACCTAACGGCATAGATATACAATTAACCAAAGAAGTAGGGCTTAGAGAAGACCCCATTTTTCTTAATGAGGTTATAGAAATACAAAACGACAAAATTGGTTACCTTGTATATACTGGGTTTACCAATGAATATGACGAGGAACTCAACAATGTATTTACTAGATTTAAGGCAAGTGGAATAAACGAATTGGTGCTAGACCTTAGGTACAATCCCGGTGGCTCTGTTAATACGGCGGTTCTCTTGTCCAGTATGATATACGGAACCAATACCAAAGATGTTTTCCTAAAGGCTCTTTATAATGATAAATATCAAAAAATATTAGATGATAACGATACTGAACTAAGACAGTTTTTTGCCGAAAAGACAGGAAAAGGAACAGCGATCAACTCATTGAATTTTAAGAAAGTATATATTTTAACTACTTCAGGAACGGCTTCTGCCAGTGAATTGGTGATAAACGGATTAAAACCGTATATGGATGTTATTCAAATAGGTGAAACCACACGTGGAAAAAATGAATTTTCTGTAACTATGGTAGACGATAGAGGCAATAACTATATCTACAATGCAGAAAGAGTAAGTAAAATAAACAAAAATAATAAGTGGGCCATTCAGCCCTTATTGGGAAGAAATGAAAATGCAGAAGGGTTTTCTGATTTCACTGACGGTTTAGTTCCAAATGAACCGTTACAAGAAGACCTTGCCAATTTAGGCGTATTAGGCGATCTTAATGAGCCATATCTTGCAAAGGCAATAGAGCTTATAACCGGTTCTTCCGCAAAGGGCATTCAAAAAACGGAACTACCTATAGAAACCTTGACAAGCTCAAAAATGTTTACGCCCTTAAAAGATAATATGTACGTTACCGATCCTCCTATAATTTGGTGA
- a CDS encoding SIR2 family NAD-dependent protein deacylase, with protein MKKRITILTGAGMSAESGINTFRDAGGLWEGHDVMEVASPQGFARNPNLVLDFYNQRRKQLHEVSPNIAHRVLVELEDFFKVTIVTQNVDDLHERAGSSNVIHIHGELLKVRSTKNENVVLPWSNDLNLGDCCDEGHQLRPHIVWFGEAVPLLEEAAIATQNADIVIIIGTSMQVYPAASLIDYAQSRIPIYFVDPKPNVSRNNYDNLTVIAKTAVQGIPKLVTELIATIQEN; from the coding sequence ATGAAGAAGCGAATTACCATTTTAACGGGAGCCGGAATGAGTGCCGAAAGCGGTATTAATACGTTCAGAGATGCTGGTGGATTATGGGAAGGTCATGATGTTATGGAAGTTGCTTCTCCACAAGGCTTTGCACGAAACCCAAACTTAGTTCTTGATTTTTATAATCAAAGAAGAAAACAATTACATGAAGTATCTCCTAATATAGCCCATAGAGTATTGGTAGAGCTCGAAGATTTTTTTAAAGTCACTATTGTTACCCAAAACGTAGATGACCTTCACGAAAGAGCAGGAAGTTCTAATGTAATACACATTCATGGCGAACTTTTAAAAGTACGGAGTACCAAAAATGAAAACGTAGTCTTACCATGGTCCAATGACCTTAATTTAGGTGATTGCTGTGATGAAGGCCATCAATTGCGGCCGCACATTGTTTGGTTTGGCGAAGCGGTTCCACTTTTAGAGGAAGCAGCCATCGCTACCCAAAATGCCGATATTGTTATTATTATAGGTACATCAATGCAAGTATATCCCGCGGCCAGTCTTATTGATTATGCACAAAGCAGAATTCCCATTTATTTTGTAGACCCTAAACCCAACGTGTCCAGAAACAATTATGACAACCTTACCGTAATAGCAAAAACCGCCGTACAAGGCATACCTAAACTGGTGACTGAACTAATTGCAACCATTCAAGAAAACTAA
- a CDS encoding RNA polymerase sigma factor, which produces MQQADFLKIVGPFQDKLFRLAKRLLTSREEAEDATQEVLLKLWNKKKNMGEYNNVEAFAMTMTKNFCLDRLKSKQAGNLKLVHTNYEEKGSSLQKQVEANDSVSWVEKIMEDLPEQQKMVLQLRDVEEYDYDEIADMLEMKPTAVRVALSRARKTVRDKLIKKHSYGIG; this is translated from the coding sequence ATGCAACAGGCAGATTTTTTAAAAATTGTTGGTCCTTTTCAAGATAAGTTATTCCGTTTAGCCAAACGGTTGCTAACATCTAGAGAAGAAGCCGAGGATGCCACGCAGGAGGTGTTATTAAAGCTTTGGAACAAGAAAAAAAATATGGGCGAGTATAATAACGTAGAGGCGTTTGCAATGACCATGACCAAAAATTTCTGTTTAGACCGGTTGAAATCCAAACAGGCAGGAAATTTAAAACTTGTTCATACCAATTATGAGGAGAAAGGGAGTTCGTTGCAGAAACAAGTAGAAGCCAACGATAGTGTTTCATGGGTAGAAAAAATAATGGAAGATTTGCCCGAACAGCAAAAAATGGTTTTACAGTTACGGGACGTAGAAGAATATGACTATGATGAGATTGCCGATATGTTAGAAATGAAGCCTACGGCAGTTAGGGTAGCCTTATCTCGGGCTAGAAAAACGGTGAGAGATAAATTAATAAAAAAACACAGCTATGGAATTGGATAA
- a CDS encoding DUF4252 domain-containing protein, which translates to MKRITMIIAVLLLGIVSACNSTPSLQQYYVTNSENPNFLTLDLPVGLLNINKAQLSQEQNESLGSLKKLNVLAFKKTEANQADFVKEKTIIKSIMANEDFTELMKMNTDFGKATIKYLGDDDAIDEVVIYGDNDEKGFLVVRVLGNNMNPAKMIQFIQALEKSNLDRGELSEALSFMK; encoded by the coding sequence ATGAAAAGAATAACAATGATTATAGCTGTATTGTTGCTAGGTATTGTGAGTGCTTGTAACTCTACACCCAGTTTACAACAGTATTATGTTACAAATTCTGAAAACCCTAATTTTCTAACCTTAGATTTACCTGTAGGGCTATTGAATATTAATAAAGCACAATTATCTCAAGAACAGAATGAGAGCCTTGGGTCATTAAAAAAGCTTAATGTTTTAGCTTTTAAGAAGACAGAGGCAAATCAGGCAGATTTTGTAAAGGAAAAGACTATTATAAAATCTATCATGGCGAATGAAGATTTTACCGAACTCATGAAAATGAATACCGATTTTGGTAAGGCTACCATCAAATATTTAGGAGATGATGATGCAATTGATGAGGTGGTTATTTATGGAGATAACGATGAAAAAGGCTTTTTGGTTGTACGGGTTTTAGGAAATAACATGAATCCGGCTAAAATGATTCAATTTATTCAAGCACTTGAAAAATCTAATCTAGATAGAGGTGAACTATCTGAAGCATTGAGTTTTATGAAATAA
- a CDS encoding SRPBCC family protein — protein MYTLLYIIVSVVVLILILSLIAPKTYNVFRTVEVAKPRNEVFQYLKSLKKMDEWSPWAKKDPKMNKKFTGTDGEVGCTSYWNGNKEVGEGEQEIKRIIEGERIESELRFLKPFKSTSDCYLQVDDIEEGNSKVTWGFSGNHKFPMNIMMLFMSMDKAVGKDFEAGLASLKENLED, from the coding sequence ATGTATACATTACTTTATATTATCGTAAGTGTTGTAGTGTTAATTTTAATATTATCACTGATAGCGCCAAAAACCTATAATGTTTTTCGAACAGTAGAAGTTGCCAAACCAAGAAACGAGGTTTTTCAATATTTAAAATCTTTGAAAAAGATGGATGAGTGGTCACCTTGGGCAAAAAAGGACCCGAAAATGAATAAAAAGTTCACAGGAACTGATGGAGAGGTGGGTTGCACTAGTTATTGGAACGGTAATAAAGAGGTTGGGGAAGGAGAGCAGGAAATCAAGAGAATTATTGAAGGAGAACGAATAGAATCTGAATTACGGTTTTTAAAACCCTTTAAATCAACTTCTGACTGTTATTTACAAGTTGATGATATTGAAGAAGGGAACTCTAAAGTAACCTGGGGTTTTTCTGGAAACCATAAATTCCCGATGAATATTATGATGCTTTTTATGAGTATGGACAAGGCTGTTGGGAAAGACTTTGAAGCTGGTTTAGCGAGTTTAAAAGAGAACTTAGAGGATTAA
- a CDS encoding adenylosuccinate lyase: MTKEELYKSLDYVNHSREKRSEMATLISQNPQLVAPLMEIAFSIDDPISNRACWVLEFTAKENLSFLYPHLENFTTNLHRVHFESAIRPIAKICEFLTEVYFSKNDIGLKNIMTENQLKRITSACFDWLIDDHKVAAKAYSITSLYQLGHKYDWIHPELKMILEKNYAEGSAAYKARARHAFAKLKKLYS, from the coding sequence ATGACCAAGGAAGAGCTTTATAAATCATTGGACTATGTTAATCATTCTCGTGAAAAGCGTTCGGAAATGGCTACTTTAATTTCTCAAAATCCGCAACTAGTAGCTCCGTTAATGGAAATAGCTTTTTCTATAGATGACCCCATATCCAATAGAGCATGCTGGGTACTTGAATTTACTGCCAAAGAAAATCTCTCCTTTTTATATCCTCATTTGGAAAATTTTACAACCAATTTACACCGAGTACATTTTGAATCTGCAATACGCCCCATAGCCAAAATTTGTGAATTTTTGACCGAAGTATATTTCTCAAAAAATGATATCGGGCTTAAAAATATTATGACAGAAAACCAATTGAAACGAATTACCTCGGCTTGTTTTGATTGGTTAATAGATGACCATAAAGTTGCAGCAAAAGCATATTCTATAACTTCTCTGTACCAACTAGGACACAAATACGATTGGATTCACCCAGAATTAAAAATGATTTTAGAAAAGAATTATGCTGAAGGTAGTGCTGCATATAAAGCGAGGGCTCGCCATGCTTTTGCCAAGTTAAAGAAGCTTTATTCATAA